The sequence TTAAACTTGATCGCATTGCTGACCAGATTGTTTATTATCTGATTAATTTTGTTTTTGTCAGCATCCATCAAGATCGTTTCGTCAGTATCGATATCTATGGATATGTTCTTCTGCGTTGCAAGTGGAATAGCATTTCTCCTGATCTCTTTGAGAATGTCGGATAGCAGGAAATTCTCACAATTTAGCTCAGTTGCCCTTGCTTCTATAGCTGAGAGATCAAGTATATTATTTATAATTTTCAAAAGATTCTGTCCACTTTTATGGATATTTTCTGTATATATCCTTTGCTTTTCATTAAGCTCTCCGTAAGCCTCATTGTATAACACATCCGAAAAACAAATTATAGAATTAAGTGGAGTTCTTAGTTCATGAGTCATATTTGTCAGGAACTCACTCTTGAAGCGATTTGCAAGTTCAGAGGTTATTTTTGCATTCAGCAAATTATTTTCTAAACTTTTACGTTCTGTGATATCCTGTCCTGAACAGAGGAAAACCTCGATGTCCCCGTTTTTACTATATAGTACCGAAACATTCCATGCTATCCATCTTTCTTCACCAGCAGAATTCAAAATCGGATATTCATGGTATTCTATTTTCTTGTTACTATTTGAAATTAAATATTCAATTTGTTTTTCAACCTTTTCGCAGAACTCTTCAGGAAGGAAATTCTCGCACCAGTTCTTACCAACAATATCTTCTTCTTCATAACCAAGGACTTCGCAACCTTTTTTATTAATATGAACAACATCACGATTCGTGTTAAGAACTAACATAATAACTTTAGCAACATCAAAATACTTTTGTGCCCGATCCTTTTCAACTATCAGGGCATCATTTATATTTTTAAGTTCTGTTATGTCGACTGTAGTTCCGAAGATCTGCACTGTTCCTTCTGAATTAACATTTGAAATGGCTTTTTCATATACCCACAATTGGTTTCCATCGGGTCTTATGACTCTATATTCATAAGAAATTAAAGCAAATCTTTTCTTGATGGTCTCGTCTATTTTTTGGAATACGTAAGAAAGGTCATCGGGGTGTACATAACTAAAAAATATATCCCAATCACATCCTATTGTTCCTTCATCTACCCCATAAAACTGATCTGCAAAAGGAGATAGATATGTATTAGTGAAACTTCCATCTTCTGCTACATCAGCTTTCCAGAAGAGCGCATCGATTGCTGAAACGATTTCTTTGTATTTCATTTCACTCTCTTTTATTTGTTTTCTGTATTTTTACGTTCTGTAATATCTCTGGCAATGCTGAGTACAGCTGTTTTGCCTTCATCCTCAATGATACGGTTACTTAGTTCTATAGGAACAAGGGAACCGTCCTTGCAAAAAGATACGCTTTCAAATATGGTATGCTTAAATTCCTGCAATTGCTTGATATTATCAGGTATCTTTGAGGCATATTCGGGTGAATCCAGATCCATGATTAACATTTGTATAATTTCCTTTCGGGCGTAACCTGTAAATTCACAAGCAACTTTATTCACTTCCAGAATGTGACCATCCATATCATAAATGATAATTGCATCATTAGAATTATTAAAAGTAGTCCTGAACTTCTTTTCTGATGTTTTCAGCTTATTTTGCATCTCTTTATTCTTGGTTATATCACGCAAGATTGCCATAATGGCGGGCCTGTTTTCATACTCAATGATGGAAGGATTGATTTTAACCCTAATCTGATTGCCATTTTTAGAGATGATATCAAATTCATATCTGGGTGGAATGTTTTTACCAATTTCCAATCGACATTTATGTCTTTCAAGAACAAATTCACGGTGATATTTGCATATAAATCTGAAAATGGTTTCCCAATTCCATCTTCTAGGCTATACCCCGCCATCTCCACCATTTTTGAATTAGCATATTTAACTAAACCATCCTGAACAATAGGAATTCCATCATTAACAGAATTAAATATCGTTTCAAAATCCTTTTCTAATTCTTCCTGCTTGGAAATGTCTATGAAAGATGCCATCATAGCAACTGGCTTCTCAGATTTGTCCCTAATGAAATTAGCAGAAAATTGTGTTATGAGTTTTGAACCATCCCTTTTTTTAATTGTTAGTTCACCAGACCAATATCCTATTTCATGAACCTTTTTCATTATTTCTGTTGCTTCGATTTGATCATTCCAAAAACTGGTTGTATGTCCACGCAAAAATTTTTTTTGTTACCAAACCCAAACATCTTTAAAAAGAAGCATTTATGTAGATGACCTTACCTTCCAGATTTATCAAAGCAATAGCACTAATACTTGATTCAATCACCTGGTTTTTTAGTAATAGTTCCTTTTCAAAAATCGATATACGTTCTTTTAAGTTTCTGATCATGTATTGCACCCATAAACCAAGAATTAAGTCCAACGCTCTTCATTTCATAACTCTACATTTATATCATTCAATCCTGAACCATCATATTTCGCAGAGCATTGGCATCTTTTGCATAATCTACCGACTTGTAAAATATAGAATGAACAACATACTCCAAATATTCATACCTAATAGGCTTCTTCAGATAAGCCTGATGACCTACTGAATCTGCTCTTTTGCGAGTCTCCTTAGAAAAATCTGCAGTAATAAAAACTATAGGAGTGTTATACAACTTACGAATCTTCATAGCAGTCTCAATGCCATCCATCTCACCTTTTAACCAAATATCCATAAGTACAAGATCAGGACGAGTGGTTTCTACCAGAGAAATAGCATCCCCTCCTTTTGAAGCCATACCAGTTACAGAATAACCTTTTGCCTCAAGCATTAATTTGAACATAATGCCGATAATCGATTCATCTTCGACAACAACTATTTTCTTTCTTTTCATTGTAACTACCCCCATATTTTCAAAAAAATAGTATTTGTATGCCTATTCGTAGATATCCTACCAGTTAATCAACCAGAAATAATCCCCACCATTCAATTTTATCAGTTACAGGAAATTCGAGTTTTATCCCCGCATTTTCCAGGGTCCCCACCACGTCTATACCCATACCTTCCATGGATGGCCTTGCACTAAACGGATGCCTGCAGTCCTCTCCTGCCCCTACACATTTGTCGCAATAAGTGCAGTCCCCTGCTGAGAATCCTGTAGCAAAACGATATCCGCTATTTAGTGCTTCCCCTTCAAGGGTTAGCAAGATATCGGAGAGTTGCCTTGCTTTCTTATTAAGCTCATGCTCTACAGAAGATGATTCCTGAAGGGACTGAGGTTTGGGCGGGTTCTTGTGTTCGACTGCAAGAACCATACCTACCTCATATCTGGAAATGATCATCCTGACTTCTTCTACCGGGGGAAGGTTTGGCGGACATACCAGATCACCATAATGGTTGCATCTTGGCACCATGCACTTTAATCGGACACGTTCGTCAACAACAATGTCGGTTGCTTTTATAAGTGAAGCTCTTGTTGCACCATGTTGGAGTGCAAGGTTTACAAGTTTCTCTAATTGACTTTTATCGCTTAAATTTTCCATTTTGCTCTCTCCTATCACTTAACGGTGATTTTAATTCAAGATCAACCATCTCAGGTTGTTATACGATTATAGAGAATGGGAAGCCTTTCTGGAAGACTTGCAGCATTATCAATGATAGTGTATCCCACATCAGAAAATATTGAATCCATATAGTCACTTGCTTCAGTATCAACAGTGATACAGAAGAAATGCATCCCAAGAGTATTGCCTTCCTGAATGGCCATCCTTGTATCTTCAATAGCAATTTTCCCTGCATATTTACCTTCACCAAAACTAAGATCATAAGGTTCGCCATCAGATAGCAATACTAGAAGCTTTATTTTTGCATCAACCTGCTTTAGTTTTGTTATGGAATGCCTTATCGCAGTTCCCAGTCTTGTGTTGTATGCAGGTTCCAAAGCACCGATCTTACATTCCACATCCTCGGAGAATTTTTCATCAAAATCCTTTATGTTGTAGTATTCAACATCAGCTCTCGTATCACCAGAAAAAGCATAGATAGCATATTTGTCGCCTATGCTTTCCAGTGCCTCGATCATTATGACAAGAGCTTCTTTTTCTATATCCAGTATGCTTTTGCCATTATCCAGCTCTTTTTCTGTAGATGCACTTATATCTACAAGGAAAAGAGTAGCAACATCCCTTTCACGTTTGTCCCTTCGTATGTAAAGACGATCAGTTGGATTTATTCCACATTTACGATCCGTGAAAGCTTCCGTGATTGCATCGAAATCGATCTCATCTCCATCCGTTTGTCTTCTTAACTTAGTAAATGATTCAGGTTTCATCATTTTAAAAATGCGGTTTATGAGCGATATTTCAGGATTGTACTGCTCTATAGCATTCTGATAAAAATCATTGGATTCACCTATGGGCAAGACCTCATAAACTTTACACCACTCAGATTTGTAATCTTTAATTCGGGCATCCCATTCATCATAAATGTAATTCCCCAGTACGTCCCAGTTCATCGAAGTTGCGCATCTTGGACCAGATTGCAACTCATCCTGAATCATGGTGTCTTCATCCTGATCCAATAGCTTTTGCGGAATAAAGCGTTCTAGGATCTGTTCTGCAAACTCTTTTTCATTTTTCGGCATAGAAAAAAGTCCAGCTCCCTGCCCTCGGTACTCAAGGTTCCGAATAAAGTCATATTCCCTGGATTTCAGGGAACCCAAATTTTCTTCAAGCATGCTGTAGATCTCAAAAGTAACTTCAAGGGAGTCAAAAGTAGATGATGAAGACTGTAGGATTTTCTTTTCCAGCAAGTTACGGGTTTTTTCAAATGGTACTTTGAGTTCATCATCAATCTCAAATAATGGTTCATGCTCAATTGAGACCAGAAGCAAGGCCTCCATAAATTTTTCAAGTCTGCCTTCAGGATTTTGCCTGTCCAATAGCATTTGTTCCTTTACTTTTTTAAATTCCCTACGCAATCCCTTGTAAAGGTTCACAGTCTTATATTCAATCCGCGCATCCTCCACTATTCCCATTATATCTGTTGTAACGAATGGATTTGGGAACATTCCTATTGCAGCTGAAAAATTAACCATTATCTCATTCTCTTCTACTTGTTTTCCCACATTCTCTGATTTGGATACATCTTTCTCCTTTTCGGCAAGATCTTTCAGGAATGTTGTGTCTGAATCTACTCCTATTTTTTCTAACAACGATAATAAAGATCCAACAGTACATTTTGAAGTCCCGAATTGTGCATGCCCAACTTCATGCATTACACTCAGCTTATAAATATTGAAGTTCTCTTCAAAATCTCCGTACCCTTTCATTGTTGGTTCCAGATATATTACCCTGCCTGAAACTACCGGATGTGCGGACATAACATGTTCTTTCGGCAAAAGGTTATGTGATCGGATCACAAAGTTAATTCCTGAGATCCCAAAAGCGTAATACTTCAGGACTTTAGATACCCTTTTGAGAGCGACACCACTCATCAAATGTTCAACGAACTCTCTTGAACTTCTGGATCTTAATGAGAAATATAATCTGGCATTTGATGGATCTTTTTCAAATACTCGGAGTCCATTCATAGCCCACTCTTCAAGTTCTGTCACATCAAGATCTTCCAGCAACATCCGGGAATTTCGGAAATAACTGATCGCGATTTCCCGGTTTGTTTCAAATACGCGGATTCCTGTGTCCACCCATTTACCAATTTCCCTAGGATGCATATTCAATAAAATTTTCGGAATTTCGCTAAAGTAAATTCCTGCAAGTAAACTCTCTTTTTTAAGCAGCAAACAGGCATTCCTCAAAATTGTCCCGCAATATTTCAAATTTGCATTTTTCAGTGTAACAAAAGAATTACTATAATAATCCGAACCATAAAAAGTACTTTCTTCTGCAATATTTTCACCAATAACCACCCATTTCGCAAAATCTTTTGCTGAGAGTTCTGCGAGAACTTCAGGGGCATTTTCAAAGAAACTTTGGACACATTTCCAGTTTACAATTGCAAGAGAGGCACCAATATCGAGCAAATATGATCTTTCGTATTTGTTTGTTTTCTCAAATGAATTTTCCAATCCACTGAAACTTCCCTTTAAAAATGCATTTGCAATCTGTGGATCGCTTTTCAGCAATTTCTTCCCTTTTTTCACCCATTTCAACAATTCTACCATTTCCAGATTCTTAAGCATCTTGGGAGTCATTTTCAGGAAAAGTATCGCAATCTCTGTATTTTCCCCAGTTAGATCTAATGTTATTGCTTCCCATATCTTGAAATCGGAATCATCGAGAATAGCCATTGCTAAAGGTGCATTATCAAAAAAAGAAAGTGAAGTTTGTAAATCAAGCTCATTGAGTTTTTCCAACGATAATAGAAGTTTTCCACGCTGTTGGAGGGGGATAACTGAAAATATGTTCTTTGTTCGTTTGATCAATTCAATTGCCACTTTTTTATCTTTGCTGGCAATATCCTTGATCACAGATTGCCATAACCGAGAAAGTTTCGGATCCATTAGGGGCATGACTTCCGAGAGGTATCGTTGATAATTTCTTTCAACCATTGGATCCATAGCTTTCAATTTTCCGTTATTTTTGGACAAAGACCTCACTCCACAATAGCAGAAACTATCTCTTCTATGCTTTTCTGGAGATCATGATCATCGGTGATCGGTTTGATCATTGCTACTTTACATGCTTCCTTTGAATTGATGCCGGATTTGATCAGCATTCCAGTATAGATCAAAAGACGTGTGCTGACCCCTTCTTCAAGACCGTGTTGCTTGAAATTCCGTATTCTCTGCCCGATCTCTACTAGGGTCCGGGCATTCTCTTTATCAATTCCACTTTCATGTGCCACGATTTCAGTCTCAAGTTCCGCAGGTGGATACTCAAAGTCCATAGCTACGAATCTTTGGCGCGTACTTTGCTTGAGATCCTTTAAAACACTCTGATATCCGGGATTATAGGAAATAGACATCATGAATTCGTTGGGAGCAGGAAGTATTATCCCCAGCTTATCAATAGGCATGATGCGCCTGTCATCTGTGAGAGGGTGTATGACAACTCTAGTATCCATTCTTGCTTCCACGAACTCATCAAGATAACAGATCGAACCGGACCTTACACCTTTTGTGAGAGGACCATCGTTCCATTCGGTAGATTCTCCCTTTATAAGGAACCTTCCGATAAGGTCGCTCGCTGTAAGATCCTCATGGCAGGATATTGTTATAAGCGGACGTTTTAACTTATAGGCCATGTATTCCATAAAACGTGTTTTACCACAACCTGTGGGACCTTTCAGGTTAACGGGAAGGTTGTTTTCATAGGCTGCAGTGAATATTTCAACTTCATCACCGATCGGAAGATAGTAGGGCTCTTCCGTGATGATGTATTCTTCAACAGGTTGTTCCACACAAATTATTTTTTTCATCGTTATCACCCTTATTCAATTCCTAAAAGTGTCCAGACCAACCGGAAACGAGACTATATTCACTTTCCATTACATTATCACTGTTATTCACACATTCAACTATACCCTCTTTTTTGAGCTGAACAATTTGTGGAATAAGTTTTCTGGCACATGGTCGCTTAGTTAATGAATGTACTATTTCCCTCAAAGTAAGTGGTTTGTTAGCAGATACAAGAGCTTTGATAACTCCGCGTTGTACATATGAAAGATACATGCGTTCCTCCGACTTTTTTGCGATCAGAACATAGAGGTTCATTCAGGAACAAGAATCTCTGAAATAATTTGTAGGTGAAGGGAGAAGGTTTTGATAAGGAATCATTGATTCCATGGGAATTATCAAAACCTTCTAAAGGGGTTGTAAGGTAGCATGGTGCAATTAAAACAAAATTACACCAAAACTTTCCGACTTCACTTAAAATTCGAATTCCATACCAAGATCTGACAGTTTGGCCTTCGATTTAGCCCAAAGGTCTTCGAATTCTTTGGATGGGCGAACCTTTTCGATGTCATAGCATTCCTGGAATGTCTTGCCCTTTGGAACATTGCCAGATTTTAAAGCATCTGCATATGTTTTCTCGAGTTCAACACAGAATTCGTTCATATCGGCTAGGCTCATCTTAGCAGCTGCAATTCCAATTTCTGCAGTGATACGAGCATCCATTCCAGAAAATACATCAACTCCAGTTCCACAGGTAGCTGCAGCACCAGAGAGGATATCATTGCCTGCTGCAGTTATTGCACCTGCATACACTGCAATCTCATCAATCTCCATTTCAGTACACATTCCAGAAAGTGGGAAGACATAGTTTGCATAAAGACCCTTAGTGTTTCTCTTTAATGCAGCTCCGGTGTATGCCGAAACAAATGTTGGGGCAGCACTTGAACCTTCACCTGTCATTGGGTGGAATGGAGGACAGACCGAGTAGGCTGGGCCACCAAGCATGATATATGAAACAATACCCTCAGCAACATTTGCGATAGCAGTTGTTGCAGGTCCACCGGTGTAACCGCCCATAACCGGGCACATGCAGCCTTCTACAACGTAGTTGTTCTGAGTTGTACTGACAACTTTCTTAAGAACATCCCAATCAACCTTCATATCGTTCAAGAGACAAACAAGGTGCTGGTCTTCAGGACGTACTGCACCAGGCCCATCTCCAAAGATCTGTCCTTCACTGGTAACTGCAGACATGATACTTTGCATTGGCATCCCCGGCCTTCCAGCCATGCGCAAACCCTCTCGGGCCCATACGGCTTCAGCTCTTGCACCGAGCATCTCACTAGGAGACCTTGCTTTCAGCTCCATTCCATGAATGGTTGCAACTGTACCACATAGAACTCCTCCAACAAGGGGTTCTTTTGCAACAGATTCTACGAATTTGGAATAGTATTGCTCGCTGATCACACCACCATTAGCACCTCCAAATACGACAGGTGCTCTTTTATCGCCAACTTTCCTCTGAACTACCTTAAGTGCATCATTACCAATTCCGTATTTTTTTTCACCTGGCAAAATCCGAAGATTGGCTTTTATTTCGCTTTCCTCAAGTTTAATCGCGCTACTGGTGTTTATGTTATAAACGCCTACATCGGTAACGAGGTCCATGGCTGCCTTGAATATGGAATCGACCATGTCCATGTCCTGGGGAACAATTTCATCCGGCCTATATTCGATGTCATATTCTTTTGCAAGTTCATTAAGTCTTTGAGGAAGGATTCTGTTATCAAAATTCTTCTCTTCAATCTTATCAGCGGTAATAAATCGATCATAAATATCTAGGATGTCTAACATTTTATCCACCTCGTTTATTTGGATACCATTTTATTTGCGGCTCTCACAGCATCGGCTGCATTAACAGCATACGCATCTGCATCGATGCCATCAGCATAATCCTGAGTAACAGGTGCTCCTCCGATCATCACTTTATGGTTGTCCCTGATGCCCAGTCCTTCCAGCAGCTTGACAATATCGCCAAGGTATGGCATGGTAGTGCTCATCAGTGCAGAACCAGAAATAATATCTGCATTTCTGTCTTTTGCTGTCTGAACCATTGTTGCAACAGGTACATCTCTGCCAAGGTCAATAACTTCAAAACCCCCAGCCCTCAGCATACCTGCAACAATATTCTTTCCGAGGTCATGGATATCTCCTTCAATCGTTCCTATGACAACAGTACCTTTCGTAGCAGATGATTCTCCTTTTTCAGAAATCTTTGCAGACAGCTCCTTAGTTGATGCATCCATCATATCTGCTGCGATCATGACCTGTGGTAGGTAGTATTCCATCCTTTCAAATTTTTTTCCTACTTCAGTCAAGCCATCGGCCAACTTGTTTAACAGTTCAACAGGATCAAAATCGTTACTGATCCATTCTTTAACAGTTTCAGCTGTCTTATCTTCGTTGATTTCCACAATCGCATCATATGCTTTTTTAAGCAAATCTTCCTTTGATGACATTTTATATCCTCCTTATTTTTGACCTCTCATTTTCCTAGGTCAAGTAAACATAATTCAATATGATATTTAAGTTTTTTTTAGGTAATTACATATAGTAGTTTTTTAAATGCAAATGTTTATATATGAGAAAGTGACGGTAACGGAGTTACTGTAGATGATTGGAGAGTGCTACAAAAAATAGTAAAGGATTGCTGAGAATAGCTTATATATTAGTTATTCAAATTCAAATAATTATATATGAATAACAAAGACATGCAAAACCCAGTTCCGATGATAGACCCCACTCATTAAAATTATAATATGAAGTGCGACATATAATGTATATATAGAAATCATAAAATATGAAATGAGTGAATATGCAGCCATAGGAGGTTTGTTATGCTAAAAGGTTTGCAGAATAAGATGAGTGGGAAGTTACAGTTTCTTTCAGACGAAGATTGTGAGAAGATCCATTATGCATCGCTTGAGGTGCTAAGAGACGTAGGTCTAAAAATTGAATCAAGATATGCATTGGATGCA comes from Methanococcoides sp. AM1 and encodes:
- a CDS encoding monomethylamine:corrinoid methyltransferase, with amino-acid sequence MLDILDIYDRFITADKIEEKNFDNRILPQRLNELAKEYDIEYRPDEIVPQDMDMVDSIFKAAMDLVTDVGVYNINTSSAIKLEESEIKANLRILPGEKKYGIGNDALKVVQRKVGDKRAPVVFGGANGGVISEQYYSKFVESVAKEPLVGGVLCGTVATIHGMELKARSPSEMLGARAEAVWAREGLRMAGRPGMPMQSIMSAVTSEGQIFGDGPGAVRPEDQHLVCLLNDMKVDWDVLKKVVSTTQNNYVVEGCMCPVMGGYTGGPATTAIANVAEGIVSYIMLGGPAYSVCPPFHPMTGEGSSAAPTFVSAYTGAALKRNTKGLYANYVFPLSGMCTEMEIDEIAVYAGAITAAGNDILSGAAATCGTGVDVFSGMDARITAEIGIAAAKMSLADMNEFCVELEKTYADALKSGNVPKGKTFQECYDIEKVRPSKEFEDLWAKSKAKLSDLGMEFEF
- a CDS encoding PAS domain S-box protein; translation: MAILRDITKNKEMQNKLKTSEKKFRTTFNNSNDAIIIYDMDGHILEVNKVACEFTGYARKEIIQMLIMDLDSPEYASKIPDNIKQLQEFKHTIFESVSFCKDGSLVPIELSNRIIEDEGKTAVLSIARDITERKNTENK
- a CDS encoding PAS domain-containing sensor histidine kinase — encoded protein: MKYKEIVSAIDALFWKADVAEDGSFTNTYLSPFADQFYGVDEGTIGCDWDIFFSYVHPDDLSYVFQKIDETIKKRFALISYEYRVIRPDGNQLWVYEKAISNVNSEGTVQIFGTTVDITELKNINDALIVEKDRAQKYFDVAKVIMLVLNTNRDVVHINKKGCEVLGYEEEDIVGKNWCENFLPEEFCEKVEKQIEYLISNSNKKIEYHEYPILNSAGEERWIAWNVSVLYSKNGDIEVFLCSGQDITERKSLENNLLNAKITSELANRFKSEFLTNMTHELRTPLNSIICFSDVLYNEAYGELNEKQRIYTENIHKSGQNLLKIINNILDLSAIEARATELNCENFLLSDILKEIRRNAIPLATQKNISIDIDTDETILMDADKNKINQIINNLVSNAIKFNSNGGSILIKARNIDNEINISVKDTGIGVPEEEVEKLFDPFYQIDGSSSRNYGGNGVGLALVKHFVGMHNGDVWIESQE
- a CDS encoding CbbQ/NirQ/NorQ/GpvN family protein, coding for MKKIICVEQPVEEYIITEEPYYLPIGDEVEIFTAAYENNLPVNLKGPTGCGKTRFMEYMAYKLKRPLITISCHEDLTASDLIGRFLIKGESTEWNDGPLTKGVRSGSICYLDEFVEARMDTRVVIHPLTDDRRIMPIDKLGIILPAPNEFMMSISYNPGYQSVLKDLKQSTRQRFVAMDFEYPPAELETEIVAHESGIDKENARTLVEIGQRIRNFKQHGLEEGVSTRLLIYTGMLIKSGINSKEACKVAMIKPITDDHDLQKSIEEIVSAIVE
- a CDS encoding DUF2284 domain-containing protein, producing MENLSDKSQLEKLVNLALQHGATRASLIKATDIVVDERVRLKCMVPRCNHYGDLVCPPNLPPVEEVRMIISRYEVGMVLAVEHKNPPKPQSLQESSSVEHELNKKARQLSDILLTLEGEALNSGYRFATGFSAGDCTYCDKCVGAGEDCRHPFSARPSMEGMGIDVVGTLENAGIKLEFPVTDKIEWWGLFLVD
- a CDS encoding response regulator, which translates into the protein MKRKKIVVVEDESIIGIMFKLMLEAKGYSVTGMASKGGDAISLVETTRPDLVLMDIWLKGEMDGIETAMKIRKLYNTPIVFITADFSKETRKRADSVGHQAYLKKPIRYEYLEYVVHSIFYKSVDYAKDANALRNMMVQD
- a CDS encoding nitric oxide reductase activation protein NorD is translated as MSKNNGKLKAMDPMVERNYQRYLSEVMPLMDPKLSRLWQSVIKDIASKDKKVAIELIKRTKNIFSVIPLQQRGKLLLSLEKLNELDLQTSLSFFDNAPLAMAILDDSDFKIWEAITLDLTGENTEIAILFLKMTPKMLKNLEMVELLKWVKKGKKLLKSDPQIANAFLKGSFSGLENSFEKTNKYERSYLLDIGASLAIVNWKCVQSFFENAPEVLAELSAKDFAKWVVIGENIAEESTFYGSDYYSNSFVTLKNANLKYCGTILRNACLLLKKESLLAGIYFSEIPKILLNMHPREIGKWVDTGIRVFETNREIAISYFRNSRMLLEDLDVTELEEWAMNGLRVFEKDPSNARLYFSLRSRSSREFVEHLMSGVALKRVSKVLKYYAFGISGINFVIRSHNLLPKEHVMSAHPVVSGRVIYLEPTMKGYGDFEENFNIYKLSVMHEVGHAQFGTSKCTVGSLLSLLEKIGVDSDTTFLKDLAEKEKDVSKSENVGKQVEENEIMVNFSAAIGMFPNPFVTTDIMGIVEDARIEYKTVNLYKGLRREFKKVKEQMLLDRQNPEGRLEKFMEALLLVSIEHEPLFEIDDELKVPFEKTRNLLEKKILQSSSSTFDSLEVTFEIYSMLEENLGSLKSREYDFIRNLEYRGQGAGLFSMPKNEKEFAEQILERFIPQKLLDQDEDTMIQDELQSGPRCATSMNWDVLGNYIYDEWDARIKDYKSEWCKVYEVLPIGESNDFYQNAIEQYNPEISLINRIFKMMKPESFTKLRRQTDGDEIDFDAITEAFTDRKCGINPTDRLYIRRDKRERDVATLFLVDISASTEKELDNGKSILDIEKEALVIMIEALESIGDKYAIYAFSGDTRADVEYYNIKDFDEKFSEDVECKIGALEPAYNTRLGTAIRHSITKLKQVDAKIKLLVLLSDGEPYDLSFGEGKYAGKIAIEDTRMAIQEGNTLGMHFFCITVDTEASDYMDSIFSDVGYTIIDNAASLPERLPILYNRITT
- a CDS encoding corrinoid protein, with amino-acid sequence MSSKEDLLKKAYDAIVEINEDKTAETVKEWISNDFDPVELLNKLADGLTEVGKKFERMEYYLPQVMIAADMMDASTKELSAKISEKGESSATKGTVVIGTIEGDIHDLGKNIVAGMLRAGGFEVIDLGRDVPVATMVQTAKDRNADIISGSALMSTTMPYLGDIVKLLEGLGIRDNHKVMIGGAPVTQDYADGIDADAYAVNAADAVRAANKMVSK